ctaCAGGAaacgttgtcgcaggaaagcatcagagatcctcaccacccaggccacgctcttttctcactgctgccatcaggaagaaggtacaggagcctcaggactcacaccagcagggtcagggacagttactaccccccaaacatcaggctccggaaccagagcagataacttcactcaacactcACCCCGTtcctaaactgttcccacaacctatggagtcactgtcaaggactcttcatctcagaaTCTTGATAttcattgttatttatttatcagtattatttctgctttttgtatttgcacagtttgttgtcttctgcactctggttgaacggcCTGACTggtcggtctttcattgattctgttgtggttattattctatagatttattgagtatgcccacaagaaaatgaatctcagggttgtatatggtgacatatctgtactttggaCTGGGACTTTTTGTTTCAGCCACGGAGGCTTCACGCTGTAACGGTCCTCGCCCATCAAGGAGCTGGGAAAGGACTGGCACCCTGTTCACACTGGGGTGCACCATGGCCACAAAGATCTGCAGTTGCTGCCCTCTCCTTATTCCATCCTCCCCGTCAGCCACCATCGACGTAGTAATTGAGAAACAGGCTCAGTGGTTCATGTTTCATCGGGGCTCCAGGCAGGCAAGAAACCCATGGTCACGCGCACAACGAGATTcaagagtaaatttattagcaaagtacgggcctgtcaccatatagaactctgagattcattttcttgtgggcattctcaataaatctatagaataataaccacaacagaatcagcGACCAAAGTTTGTTAACTGGGCAAATGCAGaagaataaatagatagatagacaaacaaacagataaacagatagatagacagatatatggacaggGAAAAATAGAAAGATgcatagacagatagataggcaggcagacagacagatagatagatagatagggggatattagaggaaggtttttcactcagagagtggttggtgcgtggaatgcactgcctgagtcagtggtggaggcagatacactagtgaagtttaagagactactagacagatatatggaggaatttaaagtggggggttatatgggaggcagggtttgagggtcagcacaacatcatgggccaaagggcctgtactgtactgttctatgttctatgatagatagatagatagatagatagatagatagacagacatatagacagatggacagacagatagacagacagatggatagacagacagatagatacatACATACTTGACAAGAAGCTCGGAGACCTCGGTCTTCAccttgccttgtgtagctggatcctggacttcctgccaggttgccagcaggtggtaagagtgggatccctcacctctgcccctctgaccctcaaaacaggtgctcctcagggctgtgtccgaaGCCCCCTCCTtgacccacagctccaatctgctaattcaatttgctgaaaaaactacactgactggcctaatctctaataacgaggcagcctacagagaagaagtcatcaccctgacacagaggtgtcaagaaaacaacctctccctcaatgttgtaaaaacaaaggagctggttgtggactacaggaggaatggagacaggctcgcccctattgacatcaatggatctggggttgagagggtgaacagcctcaagttcctcagcataaacatcaccgaggatctcacgtggtctgtacataccagctgtgtggtggaaaagcaCAATAGTACCTGTTTCACCTCAgaaggttgaagaagtttggtttgggcccccaaatcccaagaactttctacaggggcacaattgagagcctcTTGGCtgcctgcatcactgcctggtatgggaactgtacttccctcaatcgcaggactctgcagagagtggtgtggacagcccagagcatctgtagatgtgaacttcccactattcaggacatttacagcgacaggtgtgtaaaaagggcctgaaggatcattggggacccgagtcaccccaaccacaaactgttccagctgctaccatccgggaaacggtaccacagcataaaagccaggaccaacaggctccgggacagcttcttccaccaggccatcagactgattaattcatgctgacccaactgtatttctatgttatattgactgtcctggtgtacataccatttattacaaattactgtatATTGCACTTTGCCCCTTCAGatagagacgtaacgtaaagatttttactcctcgtgtatgtgaaggatgtaagaaatgaaatcaattcaattcagacagatagatatcgagaacatgagattgaaagtgagtctataggttgtgggaaattttcaatgatggggcgagtgaagttatcccctttgctgCAACAGCCTGACGGGTAAAGGGTAATGACTGCTCCGGCCGGAACCCGCTGGTGTGGGCCCCGAGGCTCCCTGGGTATGAGCAGCGGGAAGGGAGAGTGCCCTGGGCGGCGGGGGTCCCTGCGGCACCGTTTCATGTGGATGTTTCATGGGCTTTACAACGGGTCGCAAGGTGCAGCGGCGAGAGCGGGTCGGGAGGAAGGCAGCCGGCCGGCCCGTCCCGGCTGAAGTATGACGTGTCACGCCGCCCAGACACTAAATCTTTCCGCTGGTTTCCATCTACTTCTCTCTCAGTATCAGATGGCGAGGAAGGGAGGTCAATGCTTGCGGCTTTACGTCAGGAGGCATTTGGTAACGGGCAGGGTTAAAACTGCGCAAGTTCTCAAGTGCAGTTCGGGCACGGAACAGTGCCGCCtgtagtggtggaggcggaaactgTTAGCAAAATCAAAGCCGGGCCGGCAGCGCCAGACAAAAACATAGCCCTCAAAGACATCCCCGCGGTCCGCCGTCCCATTCCCGTGCTGGCCGAATAATGCCGTTCACACTGCACGGCTGTCCCCATAGCCGGGCAATATTCTTGCGTGGAGCCTCCGGGAGGTCTCACACAAGTCCGGCCCCAGTCCCCTTGATGTTGCCATGTGGTAAAGCACCGGCCGCTTTATTCAACCCGTCACATCCCACACACGTAAGTCATTAGGAGTTATAaagattgaggagatttggattgtcacctaaaacacttaaaAACTTGTGCAGATGTACCGCGGAGAGCTTCCTGGCAGACTGCATCGCCGTCTGGTattgggtgtgggggaggggggctactgcacacgaTCGAAGTGGCAGAAACTTCGTGAAACTGGTCAGCTCGGTCATGGCTCCGAGCCTCCTTGGTATCCGAGCgtctgtggggggagggggaaagtacACTCGCAGCATTTTTTTaacctgtacttttttttcccacagatgctgcctggcctgctgagttcctccagcattttctcttctcACCACACCCCCCGCAAGAAAAAAGAAGCATAACCTCGCACAATGACTAACAGATCAAACAAACCCCCAGTCCACCAATCGGCCACAAGAAAGAGAGGGCGGGCACACAAGAAAACAGAACCGAACGTGGCCAAAGTAAACTACGGTTAGTTTGAACCGCAGTCCTATCCTTTACAGCTTGTTTCGAGGCCCTATCCCTAtccacacacagatgcacacagatacacactcacacacacacagatacacacactcacacacacagatacacacacactcacacacacacatgcacacagacacactcacacacacagatgcacacagatacacgcacactcacacacacagatacacacatacacactcacacacagatacacacacacacagatacacacacacttacacacacatacacactcacacacatgcacacagacacactcacacacacagatgcacacagatacacgcacactcacgcacacatacacaccctcacacacacgcacacatgcacactcacacacacagatgcacacatacacacacactcacacacagatacacacacactctcacacacatacacactcacacagacacacacacacacacacacacatgcacacagacacacacacacacacagatgcacacagatacacgcacactcacacacacagatacacacatacacactcacacacacagatacacacacacttacacacacatacacactcacacacatgcacacagacacactcacacacacagatacacgcacactcacgcacacatacacaccctcacactcacacacacatacacacacacagacacacacacacagatgcacacagatacacacacacatacacactcacacacatgcacacaaacacactcacacacacagatgcacacagatacacgcacactcacgcacacatacacaccctcacacacacgcacacatacacacactctcacacacatacacactcacacagacacactcacacacacatacacacacacacaaatgcacacagatacagacacacatagacactcacacacacacatacactctcacgcacacagacacacatacacacacatgcatacagatgcacacacactcatacacaaagatgcacagatacacacacttcATAGTTCCTTTTTTAACACACATTTACTGAATTTTCCTTTACTTCATGTGACACCTGACTGGAACCTTTGCAAACttttgcaagtgctgcagctttCCTAGGTCAGCGACTAAAGTGAAATAACTGGGCCCGAACACCCCACTCAAGCTTTCTGATTAATGAAAATCATTCTGATGTGAACcaaaaatataacaccttcagtcatgTACTCagcatcctttttgattttgccctccaTTACATTTCACCTCATCCCATTTTACCCCATCATCTGCCTGTGCTTCCTCATCGCCTCACTGCACACTGCACAGGATTTATGTATCAACTGTCCcattctcagccctatcactctggacCTCCCCCAACCCTACTCTAaccaggtagattgtgagatcaagagttgcACTGGGGGGATGgttcaataagaccataagacagtgaaacataggagcagaattagaccatttggcccatcgagcctactctaccatttcatcatggctgatccaatgttcctctcagccccaatctcctaccttctccccgtttcccttcatgccctgaccaatcaataatctatcaactcCACTTTCAATATACA
This is a stretch of genomic DNA from Hypanus sabinus isolate sHypSab1 unplaced genomic scaffold, sHypSab1.hap1 scaffold_184, whole genome shotgun sequence. It encodes these proteins:
- the LOC132387416 gene encoding histidine-rich glycoprotein-like, with protein sequence MHTDTHSHTHRYTHSHTQIHTHSHTHMHTDTLTHTDAHRYTHTHTHRYTHTHSHTDTHTHRYTHTYTHIHTHTHAHRHTHTHRCTQIHAHSRTHTHPHTHAHMHTHTHRCTHTHTLTHRYTHTLTHIHTHTDTHTHTHTCTQTHTHTQMHTDTRTLTHTDTHIHTHTHRYTHTYTHIHTHTHAHRHTHTHRYTHTHAHIHTLTLTHTYTHTDTHTQMHTDTHTHTHSHTCTQTHSHTQMHTDTRTLTHTYTPSHTRTHTHTLTHIHTHTDTLTHTYTHTQMHTDTDTHRHSHTHIHSHAHRHTYTHMHTDAHTLIHKDAQIHTLHSSFFNTHLLNFPLLHVTPDWNLCKLLQVLQLS